In Carya illinoinensis cultivar Pawnee chromosome 9, C.illinoinensisPawnee_v1, whole genome shotgun sequence, the following are encoded in one genomic region:
- the LOC122276447 gene encoding uncharacterized protein LOC122276447 isoform X1: MNQGFWMAKGAGCLNDSEMAYDNSSRIEPKRSHQWFMDGPEVELFPNKKQAVVVPTNNLYSGMLNSNVSPWGNASSFQSFTGQFNERLFDSEITRTTNIDDRNIPSLGTEKLDIARKINDDTFGNDPSFGLSMSHTLEDPSLGLNYGAFRKVKISQVKDSENVMSVSVGHAYNQGDGTTMLASHAYKADDNSISMGLTYGKGNEMISLADTYDRVDNNFISMGQPYNKVGDSLSMGQIYKENPDTMSSGQMFSKDDDSIISIGQTYKSDDNNISTGHIFDRGEDTSVPVGPAYNTGENMVSHSYNKGESTIISFGGYDDDDDDANPSGRLISSYELLMGNPSVQRSEALIEKELVKSNPETDTSCAQITASGTGNISKKKDDPKMSKKVPPNNFPSNVRSLLSTGMLDGVPVKYIAWSREKELRGVIKGSGYLCGCQSCNFSKVINAYDFERHAGCKTKHPNNHIYFENGKTIYGIVQELRSTPQNLLFEVIQTITGSPINQKSFRLWKESFLAATRELQRIYGKDEGKQLS, translated from the exons ATG aatcAGGGCTTCTGGATGGCAAAGGGTGCTGGATGTCTAAACGATAGTGAGATGGCTTATGATAATTCTTCCAGAATTGAGCCGAAGCGTTCTCATCAGTGGTTCATGGATGGCCCGGAGGTGGAGCTGTTCCCCAACAAGAAACAGGCAGTAGTGGTTCCAACTAACAATTTATATTCGGGAATGTTAAACTCAAATGTCTCTCCCTGGGGCAATGCTTCAAGTTTTCAATCATTCACTGGCCAATTCAATGAACGGTTATTTGATTCTGAGATAACCAGGACCACTAATATTGATGACAGAAATATTCCATCACTTGGCACCGAAAAACTGGATATTGCAAGAAAGATTAATGATGATACATTTGGGAATGATCCATCATTTGGTTTATCAATGTCACATACGCTGGAAGATCCTAGCTTAGGTCTAAACTATGGTGCCTTTAGAAAAGTTAAAATCAGCCAGGTGAAGGACTCTGAGAATGTGATGTCTGTATCTGTGGGACATGCCTATAATCAGGGTGATGGCACTACTATGTTGGCATCTCATGCCTACAAGGCAGATGACAATTCAATATCAATGGGTCTCACTTATGGCAaaggaaatgagatgatatCTTTGGCTGACACCTATGACCGAGTGGATAACAATTTCATATCAATGGGACAGCCTTATAACAAGGTGGGTGACTCCTTATCAATGGGTCAAATATACAAAGAAAACCCTGACACCATGTCATCAGGTCAGATGTTCAGCAAGGATGATGACAGTATCATTTCTATTGGTCAAACCTACAAGTCAGATGACAATAACATATCAACTGGTCACATCTTCGATAGGGGGGAGGACACAAGTGTACCAGTTGGTCCTGCTTACAATACGGGTGAAAACATGGTCTCTCACTCTTATAATAAGGGAGAAAGTACTATCATATCCTTTGGTGgctatgatgatgatgatgatgatgcaaATCCCTCTGGAAGGCTCATATCGAGTTATGAACTGTTGATGGGCAATCCTTCAGTCCAGAGATCAGAAGCTTTAATCGAGAAAGAATTAGTCAAATCAAATCCTGAAACAGATACTAGTTGTGCCCAGATAACTGCTTCGGGGACTGGAAATATTTCCaagaagaaagatgacccaaaaATGTCTAAGAAGGTTCCTCCAAACAACTTCCCGTCAAATGTCAGAAGTTTGCTATCAACTGGTATGCTAGATGGAGTCCCTGTAAAGTATATTGCCTGGTCAAGGGAG AAGGAACTCCGTGGGGTTATAAAAGGTTCTGGATATCTATGTGGCTGTCAGTCATGTAATTTTTCCAAG GTTATCAATGCATATGATTTTGAGCGTCATGCtggatgcaaaacaaaacacccAAACAACCACATATACTTCGAGAATGGGAAGACAATTTATGGGATTGTCCAAGAGCTTAGGAGCACGCCTCAAAATTTGCTGTTTGAAGTGATTCAGACCATAACTGGTTCGCCTATCAATCAGAAGTCCTTCCGCCTTTGGAAAG AATCCTTTCTAGCTGCAACACGTGAACTTCAGCGTATATATGGAAAGGATGAGGGGAAGCAGTTGTCATGA
- the LOC122276447 gene encoding uncharacterized protein LOC122276447 isoform X2 — translation MNQGFWMAKGAGCLNDSEMAYDNSSRIEPKRSHQWFMDGPEVELFPNKKQAVVVPTNNLYSGMLNSNVSPWGNASSFQSFTGQFNERLFDSEITRTTNIDDRNIPSLGTEKLDIARKINDDTFGNDPSFGLSMSHTLEDPSLGLNYGAFRKVKISQVKDSENVMSVSVGHAYNQGDGTTMLASHAYKADDNSISMGLTYGKGNEMISLADTYDRVDNNFISMGQPYNKVGDSLSMGQIYKENPDTMSSGQMFSKDDDSIISIGQTYKSDDNNISTGHIFDRGEDTSVPVGPAYNTGENMVSHSYNKGESTIISFGGYDDDDDDANPSGRLISSYELLMGNPSVQRSEALIEKELVKSNPETDTSCAQITASGTGNISKKKDDPKMSKKVPPNNFPSNVRSLLSTGMLDGVPVKYIAWSREELRGVIKGSGYLCGCQSCNFSKVINAYDFERHAGCKTKHPNNHIYFENGKTIYGIVQELRSTPQNLLFEVIQTITGSPINQKSFRLWKESFLAATRELQRIYGKDEGKQLS, via the exons ATG aatcAGGGCTTCTGGATGGCAAAGGGTGCTGGATGTCTAAACGATAGTGAGATGGCTTATGATAATTCTTCCAGAATTGAGCCGAAGCGTTCTCATCAGTGGTTCATGGATGGCCCGGAGGTGGAGCTGTTCCCCAACAAGAAACAGGCAGTAGTGGTTCCAACTAACAATTTATATTCGGGAATGTTAAACTCAAATGTCTCTCCCTGGGGCAATGCTTCAAGTTTTCAATCATTCACTGGCCAATTCAATGAACGGTTATTTGATTCTGAGATAACCAGGACCACTAATATTGATGACAGAAATATTCCATCACTTGGCACCGAAAAACTGGATATTGCAAGAAAGATTAATGATGATACATTTGGGAATGATCCATCATTTGGTTTATCAATGTCACATACGCTGGAAGATCCTAGCTTAGGTCTAAACTATGGTGCCTTTAGAAAAGTTAAAATCAGCCAGGTGAAGGACTCTGAGAATGTGATGTCTGTATCTGTGGGACATGCCTATAATCAGGGTGATGGCACTACTATGTTGGCATCTCATGCCTACAAGGCAGATGACAATTCAATATCAATGGGTCTCACTTATGGCAaaggaaatgagatgatatCTTTGGCTGACACCTATGACCGAGTGGATAACAATTTCATATCAATGGGACAGCCTTATAACAAGGTGGGTGACTCCTTATCAATGGGTCAAATATACAAAGAAAACCCTGACACCATGTCATCAGGTCAGATGTTCAGCAAGGATGATGACAGTATCATTTCTATTGGTCAAACCTACAAGTCAGATGACAATAACATATCAACTGGTCACATCTTCGATAGGGGGGAGGACACAAGTGTACCAGTTGGTCCTGCTTACAATACGGGTGAAAACATGGTCTCTCACTCTTATAATAAGGGAGAAAGTACTATCATATCCTTTGGTGgctatgatgatgatgatgatgatgcaaATCCCTCTGGAAGGCTCATATCGAGTTATGAACTGTTGATGGGCAATCCTTCAGTCCAGAGATCAGAAGCTTTAATCGAGAAAGAATTAGTCAAATCAAATCCTGAAACAGATACTAGTTGTGCCCAGATAACTGCTTCGGGGACTGGAAATATTTCCaagaagaaagatgacccaaaaATGTCTAAGAAGGTTCCTCCAAACAACTTCCCGTCAAATGTCAGAAGTTTGCTATCAACTGGTATGCTAGATGGAGTCCCTGTAAAGTATATTGCCTGGTCAAGGGAG GAACTCCGTGGGGTTATAAAAGGTTCTGGATATCTATGTGGCTGTCAGTCATGTAATTTTTCCAAG GTTATCAATGCATATGATTTTGAGCGTCATGCtggatgcaaaacaaaacacccAAACAACCACATATACTTCGAGAATGGGAAGACAATTTATGGGATTGTCCAAGAGCTTAGGAGCACGCCTCAAAATTTGCTGTTTGAAGTGATTCAGACCATAACTGGTTCGCCTATCAATCAGAAGTCCTTCCGCCTTTGGAAAG AATCCTTTCTAGCTGCAACACGTGAACTTCAGCGTATATATGGAAAGGATGAGGGGAAGCAGTTGTCATGA